One stretch of Paenibacillus sp. FSL R5-0341 DNA includes these proteins:
- a CDS encoding NHLP leader peptide family RiPP precursor → MKGMLTMMVSEKTLHEDIIEKAWSDEHFRQQLHSNPKQALREAFGIIIPEHIQVRTVEEQQNDYVLVIPPNPSKVNYDVNCGPWRS, encoded by the coding sequence ATGAAGGGAATGTTGACGATGATGGTATCAGAGAAAACGTTGCATGAGGATATTATTGAAAAGGCTTGGAGTGATGAGCACTTCAGACAACAATTGCACTCCAATCCGAAGCAGGCGCTTCGTGAAGCTTTCGGTATCATAATCCCGGAGCACATTCAGGTACGTACCGTTGAGGAGCAGCAGAATGACTATGTTCTTGTCATACCTCCCAACCCTTCCAAAGTAAATTATGATGTGAATTGCGGACCTTGGAGAAGTTAA
- a CDS encoding MFS transporter, whose protein sequence is MNFSWKRNLVILWIGVFFCSTAYSISIPFLPLFLSADLGVRDHLELWAGLAFGITFLASALVSPFWGSLADKYGRKPMLIRSGYSLAVLYLINYFVQDPYSLIVVRLFQGLLAGFVPAAIALVGTNTPEEKTGYALGIMSTAGATGGIIGPLIGGVVSHYYGNRNAFLFSAIVVLVSAIIATFWVKEENFNRNKARSHVMDDIREARANRLFMTVLGMMGICTFSVMILEPLLTVYVMEMGVQPDRASLSSGIIFSAVGVATVIMAPRWGKIGSRIGYGKVLIIGLVGGAVGNLLQFFTTGYIGFGILRFVYGLFFAAVFPAINAMIVQATASSFRGRAFSLNQSAAQIGTMAGPIIGGVLGGWLPIRWIFIINGVALLITAIVAKWSGLDHKLPVASKVSAKR, encoded by the coding sequence ATGAACTTCTCGTGGAAGCGTAATTTAGTGATATTGTGGATTGGTGTATTTTTTTGCAGCACCGCATATTCGATCTCAATTCCATTTCTACCCCTGTTTCTAAGTGCTGATCTGGGGGTTCGTGATCATCTGGAGTTATGGGCGGGACTGGCCTTCGGCATTACATTTCTTGCGAGTGCGCTTGTATCACCGTTCTGGGGCTCATTGGCTGACAAATACGGGCGTAAGCCCATGCTCATCCGGTCAGGATACAGCCTTGCCGTTTTATATTTAATCAATTATTTCGTGCAGGACCCATATTCGCTGATTGTTGTTCGATTGTTCCAAGGCTTGCTTGCAGGGTTCGTTCCAGCCGCGATTGCTCTTGTGGGCACGAATACACCTGAAGAGAAGACAGGATATGCACTGGGCATTATGTCTACTGCGGGAGCCACAGGTGGGATTATCGGGCCGTTAATCGGTGGTGTGGTGAGCCACTATTATGGGAACCGGAATGCATTTTTGTTTTCGGCTATTGTAGTGCTAGTCTCCGCGATCATCGCAACCTTCTGGGTAAAAGAAGAGAACTTCAACCGGAACAAAGCGCGTTCTCATGTCATGGATGACATTCGTGAAGCGAGAGCGAATCGTTTGTTTATGACGGTGCTTGGCATGATGGGAATATGTACGTTCTCTGTCATGATTCTGGAGCCACTATTGACGGTCTATGTGATGGAAATGGGCGTTCAGCCTGATCGCGCCTCACTTAGCTCGGGTATTATTTTCTCGGCGGTGGGTGTAGCAACAGTTATTATGGCACCGCGTTGGGGCAAGATTGGTTCAAGGATTGGATACGGTAAAGTGTTGATCATTGGACTGGTTGGTGGGGCTGTAGGCAATCTTCTACAGTTCTTTACAACAGGTTATATCGGATTTGGCATATTGCGATTTGTATATGGTTTATTCTTTGCGGCTGTATTTCCGGCGATTAACGCCATGATTGTACAGGCTACTGCATCTAGTTTTAGAGGAAGAGCCTTTAGTTTGAATCAGTCCGCTGCCCAGATCGGGACGATGGCGGGGCCAATCATTGGTGGTGTTCTTGGTGGCTGGCTGCCGATTCGCTGGATTTTTATCATTAACGGAGTTGCGCTGTTAATCACTGCGATTGTAGCCAAGTGGTCGGGCTTGGATCACAAGTTGCCCGTGGCAAGTAAGGTTTCCGCTAAGCGGTGA
- a CDS encoding TIGR02206 family membrane protein: MAYPPWLDPYDAEPFILFSTSHIVSICLITAMILLMFLLRHHLQSWSERARRTLRIVLACIMFACEIVLQLWYVYGEIWSLQTSLPLELCSLSLLLSALLLLTRSRLLHSALLFAGIAGALMAILTPNLGYGYAHFRFIQFFVAHACIILALLYMTWVEQLRPSWRSVAGSMIFVNVAALIVYVVDVMLDANYMFLRYKPSTPSVLDMLGPYPMYILGEEILALVLFSLMYVLLFAIPDWLNHRVKKGKSSAV; this comes from the coding sequence ATGGCGTATCCACCATGGCTGGACCCTTATGATGCAGAGCCGTTTATCCTGTTCTCCACTTCACATATCGTTTCCATTTGCTTAATTACAGCAATGATTCTCCTGATGTTTTTGCTTCGACACCATCTTCAATCATGGTCAGAGAGGGCACGCCGCACATTGCGGATTGTTCTAGCCTGTATCATGTTCGCTTGTGAGATCGTGTTGCAACTCTGGTATGTGTATGGAGAGATATGGAGCCTGCAAACGTCACTGCCACTTGAACTGTGTAGCCTGTCTCTACTATTATCGGCGTTGTTACTACTGACACGCAGTCGACTGTTACATTCTGCACTGTTATTCGCAGGCATCGCAGGAGCCCTTATGGCGATTCTGACGCCTAATCTGGGCTATGGTTATGCACATTTTCGATTCATTCAATTTTTCGTCGCTCATGCCTGTATCATTCTGGCTTTGCTCTACATGACCTGGGTGGAGCAGCTGCGACCTAGCTGGAGATCTGTAGCAGGTTCGATGATATTTGTGAATGTAGCGGCACTAATTGTATACGTTGTAGATGTCATGCTTGATGCGAATTACATGTTCTTGAGATACAAACCGAGTACACCCTCGGTGCTGGATATGCTAGGTCCTTATCCCATGTACATCCTTGGGGAAGAGATACTGGCGCTAGTCTTGTTTTCGCTGATGTACGTTTTGCTCTTTGCCATTCCAGACTGGTTGAACCATCGTGTGAAAAAAGGTAAAAGCTCCGCGGTATAG
- a CDS encoding aspartate ammonia-lyase: MSTMSTRTEKDFIGEKEIPAYAYYGIQTVRAVENFPITGVPVHRELITALAAVKKAAAVTNMELKMLPSKIGDVIVMAAEEMMKGHHLDHFIVDSIQGGAGTSMNMNMNEILANRGLELLLQSKGDYFHCNPNNHVNMSQSTNDVVPTALRIAAYRLSETLLATMKRLQDAFRKKEEEFNDVVKVGRTHLQDAVPIRLGQEFGAYARVIGRDIERLEFANRRLLTINMGATAVGTGLNAKPEYIVKVTEHLSDVTGLPLQTAEDLVDATQNTDAYLELSAALKVCAVSLSKICNDIRMMASGPRAGFNELRLPPRQPGSSIMPGKVNPVMAEVINQVSFQVMGNDHTICMACEAGQFELNVMGPVIAFNLLQSLKIMNNGIDVFTRYAVEEMEANRERCELIMKQSFSVVTALNPHLGYNVAASIVKEALKTGLTLQEIILERGLLTPEELEEILHPEQMTTPGIAGEHFLRNMERL; encoded by the coding sequence ATGTCTACTATGTCCACAAGGACGGAGAAAGATTTTATCGGTGAAAAAGAAATACCTGCTTATGCCTATTACGGCATTCAGACGGTGCGGGCCGTGGAGAACTTCCCGATTACCGGCGTTCCGGTACACCGGGAGCTGATCACAGCTCTGGCTGCGGTGAAAAAAGCTGCGGCAGTTACGAATATGGAGCTGAAAATGCTACCAAGCAAAATTGGCGATGTCATCGTCATGGCTGCTGAAGAAATGATGAAAGGCCATCATCTGGATCATTTTATTGTGGACTCCATTCAGGGCGGTGCAGGCACCTCCATGAATATGAATATGAACGAAATTCTCGCCAATCGCGGACTTGAACTGTTATTGCAAAGCAAGGGAGATTACTTCCACTGCAATCCCAATAATCATGTGAACATGTCCCAATCCACCAATGACGTGGTGCCTACAGCACTGCGTATTGCCGCGTATCGACTGTCCGAGACGTTACTGGCTACCATGAAAAGGCTACAGGATGCGTTCCGTAAAAAAGAAGAGGAATTCAACGATGTGGTCAAAGTAGGCCGTACCCATCTTCAGGATGCCGTGCCTATTCGCCTTGGACAAGAATTCGGAGCATATGCCCGCGTCATCGGACGGGATATTGAGCGTCTTGAATTCGCCAATCGTCGCCTGCTTACGATTAACATGGGTGCAACTGCGGTAGGTACAGGGCTCAATGCGAAACCCGAATATATCGTCAAGGTTACGGAGCACCTGTCTGATGTTACTGGACTACCACTACAGACAGCAGAAGATCTTGTGGATGCGACGCAGAACACGGATGCCTATCTGGAACTTTCAGCAGCGCTCAAGGTATGTGCGGTCAGCCTGTCCAAAATCTGTAATGATATTCGCATGATGGCTTCAGGTCCGCGTGCTGGATTCAATGAATTACGCTTGCCACCGCGTCAGCCAGGTTCCTCTATCATGCCAGGTAAAGTAAACCCCGTTATGGCAGAAGTCATTAACCAGGTATCCTTCCAGGTGATGGGGAACGACCATACGATCTGTATGGCGTGTGAAGCCGGTCAATTCGAGCTGAATGTTATGGGCCCAGTTATTGCGTTCAACTTGCTGCAATCGCTGAAGATCATGAATAACGGTATTGATGTCTTCACGCGTTATGCGGTGGAAGAGATGGAAGCCAACCGTGAGCGCTGCGAATTAATCATGAAGCAAAGTTTCAGTGTGGTTACGGCGTTGAACCCGCACTTAGGTTATAATGTGGCAGCTTCCATCGTGAAGGAAGCGCTCAAGACTGGACTTACCTTGCAGGAGATCATTCTGGAACGCGGA
- a CDS encoding SDR family NAD(P)-dependent oxidoreductase, whose amino-acid sequence MTEQRLEGKVAIVTGGGSGIGQATAIRFAEHGAKVYMLDRTPENAEETKQTIEKAGGEAYVIECDISKPDNVQKAINQAAAEAGKLDIIFANAGINGTMAPIETMEIEDWDQTMEINMRGTFATVKYAIPHLKEHGGSIIITSSINGNRVFSGIGFSAYASSKAGQTAFTKMAALELARYKIRVNAVCPGAIDTNIDDNTYPSDDLKEVQIPVEFPEGHEHPLKGEPGTSKQVANLVLFLASDEASHVTGTRIYVDGAESLLRG is encoded by the coding sequence ATGACTGAACAACGTTTGGAAGGTAAAGTGGCGATTGTAACTGGAGGTGGATCGGGTATTGGTCAGGCTACTGCTATTCGTTTCGCCGAGCATGGAGCCAAAGTATACATGCTGGATCGTACACCCGAAAATGCAGAGGAAACCAAGCAGACGATTGAAAAGGCTGGCGGAGAAGCGTATGTGATCGAATGTGATATCTCCAAACCAGACAATGTGCAGAAGGCGATTAATCAGGCCGCGGCTGAAGCCGGTAAACTGGATATCATATTTGCGAATGCTGGCATCAACGGAACGATGGCTCCCATTGAAACGATGGAAATCGAGGACTGGGATCAGACGATGGAGATCAATATGCGCGGAACCTTCGCAACCGTCAAATATGCCATCCCCCATCTGAAAGAACATGGCGGCAGCATCATTATCACCAGTTCCATCAACGGTAACCGGGTCTTCTCAGGTATCGGGTTCTCTGCATACGCTTCCAGCAAAGCGGGACAAACCGCGTTTACCAAGATGGCTGCACTGGAGCTGGCTCGTTACAAGATCCGTGTTAACGCCGTCTGCCCAGGAGCCATCGATACCAACATTGATGATAACACCTACCCTTCGGATGATCTGAAAGAAGTACAGATCCCTGTTGAATTCCCTGAGGGTCATGAACATCCGCTCAAGGGTGAACCTGGAACGTCGAAGCAAGTGGCCAACCTCGTTCTATTCCTCGCTTCCGATGAAGCCTCTCATGTTACAGGTACACGAATCTACGTGGATGGTGCGGAATCTCTGCTCCGTGGATAA
- a CDS encoding HAMP domain-containing sensor histidine kinase, with amino-acid sequence MKNVPKAIVILWMSVLIILSMPHGIVFATTGEVQKPVSIAGWEVKWGNVDDQGFISEVKGADEIWERQGVDKLEYSNTDRSSSLWTRLTIPELTEESSAIRFENIKGNHIVIYLEDRKVYENYHYNYDNNAVLLPLSSENSGDTLYVWSQNEKGRLGIQGTVQVGPYAALQEKYIHNGLIDVILGATFVFTAITMLSCTFFLGKFHKGLWISLCIVMGSIGTMIITYSQFLYTFYQVYGDLYSVIFDLAMLLGMPALCYFFEQIIGPGLHGIFTKLRKIQFIYSVIAVFSLFIYVTSGGQWEFLYNLLVQRVIGMVLVILLTILLVGTIAKALQRNREAMLLATGFGTFALISVAELLWYYQRSGSYHLLWWKWSMVAFVISLIAILGSRFAEKHTKVLEYSKELELFNNELQRSEKMEIISELAASVAHEVRNPLQVTRGFLQLMTEQEDNKNKGYVRIALEELDRASGIITDFLTFAKPEFDHIISLNISDEFNHIEGILVPMANLEGGKITTDIPPDLYIRGNSSKFKQAFINIIKNSIEALQGQGQIDIWAYKQDGMIKVHVRDNGEGMDEEALSRLGEPYFSNKIKGTGLGMMVTFRIVEAMQGQISFTSTKGVGTEAVVSFTEFVE; translated from the coding sequence ATGAAAAATGTGCCCAAAGCTATCGTCATCTTATGGATGAGTGTATTGATTATTCTAAGTATGCCGCACGGGATAGTCTTTGCAACTACAGGAGAGGTTCAAAAGCCTGTATCCATTGCAGGATGGGAAGTAAAATGGGGGAACGTTGACGATCAGGGGTTCATCAGTGAAGTTAAGGGAGCAGATGAGATATGGGAAAGACAGGGTGTCGATAAGTTAGAGTATAGCAATACAGATCGATCGAGTTCCTTATGGACTCGCCTGACCATCCCTGAATTGACTGAGGAAAGTTCAGCCATTCGATTTGAGAACATCAAAGGCAATCATATTGTGATCTATCTGGAGGACCGCAAGGTCTACGAGAACTACCATTACAATTATGATAATAATGCTGTCTTGCTGCCCTTATCCAGTGAGAATTCAGGTGACACGCTCTATGTATGGTCGCAAAATGAGAAAGGCCGTCTGGGCATACAAGGTACCGTTCAGGTTGGACCGTATGCCGCTTTACAGGAGAAATATATTCATAACGGGCTTATTGATGTAATCTTGGGCGCAACGTTTGTCTTCACAGCGATTACGATGCTGAGTTGTACGTTTTTCCTGGGCAAATTCCACAAGGGATTATGGATCTCGCTATGCATCGTGATGGGCTCCATCGGCACGATGATCATCACGTACTCGCAATTTTTGTATACATTCTATCAAGTATATGGTGACCTGTATTCGGTAATATTTGATCTGGCGATGCTGCTGGGTATGCCAGCGCTCTGTTATTTCTTTGAGCAGATTATCGGGCCAGGACTGCATGGAATCTTCACCAAACTACGAAAAATACAATTCATATATTCAGTTATCGCGGTATTCTCTCTATTTATCTATGTTACATCAGGCGGGCAATGGGAGTTCCTCTACAATCTGCTCGTACAGCGTGTAATTGGCATGGTGCTGGTCATCCTGCTTACAATCCTCTTGGTGGGTACCATCGCCAAAGCGCTGCAACGAAACCGGGAAGCAATGCTGCTTGCTACAGGATTCGGTACATTTGCCTTGATCAGTGTGGCTGAATTGTTGTGGTACTATCAGCGGAGTGGTTCGTATCATTTGTTATGGTGGAAATGGTCAATGGTTGCATTTGTGATCTCGTTGATTGCCATTCTCGGTAGTCGTTTTGCTGAAAAACATACCAAAGTGTTAGAGTACTCCAAAGAACTGGAGTTGTTCAACAATGAGTTGCAGCGATCTGAAAAGATGGAGATTATTAGCGAACTGGCTGCATCCGTTGCCCATGAGGTACGTAATCCGCTTCAGGTGACAAGAGGGTTCCTGCAACTAATGACAGAACAGGAAGACAACAAAAATAAGGGGTATGTTCGAATTGCATTGGAGGAACTTGATCGGGCTTCCGGCATCATTACGGACTTTCTTACCTTTGCCAAACCTGAGTTTGACCATATTATCTCGCTCAATATCTCGGATGAATTCAATCATATCGAAGGTATTCTTGTACCGATGGCTAATCTCGAAGGTGGCAAAATCACCACCGACATCCCGCCGGATCTATATATTCGGGGCAATTCCTCGAAGTTCAAGCAGGCTTTTATCAATATTATCAAGAACAGTATTGAAGCTTTGCAGGGACAAGGCCAGATTGATATCTGGGCGTATAAGCAGGATGGCATGATTAAGGTGCATGTCAGGGATAATGGAGAAGGAATGGACGAGGAAGCACTCTCCCGGTTGGGCGAGCCTTATTTCTCCAATAAAATCAAAGGCACAGGCCTGGGCATGATGGTGACTTTCCGCATTGTTGAAGCGATGCAAGGACAGATTAGCTTTACAAGCACCAAAGGGGTAGGAACAGAAGCGGTTGTATCTTTTACCGAGTTCGTCGAATGA
- a CDS encoding YqkE family protein gives MAKSKKRTPAPKTAVAQDKPTTLKDLLSSDVLEKLKAQADEAKAAEAALKEQERQQAEEARQAEQKRRDNDFEYLLNNSAMDWKKHK, from the coding sequence ATGGCAAAATCCAAAAAACGCACTCCTGCTCCCAAAACAGCAGTAGCACAGGATAAACCCACAACACTGAAAGATCTGCTTAGCAGCGATGTGCTGGAGAAGCTGAAAGCTCAGGCAGATGAGGCAAAAGCTGCCGAGGCGGCACTTAAAGAGCAGGAACGTCAGCAAGCAGAAGAAGCTCGCCAAGCGGAGCAAAAGCGCCGGGATAACGACTTCGAATATTTGCTCAATAACAGCGCAATGGACTGGAAGAAACATAAGTAA
- a CDS encoding peptidylprolyl isomerase, whose translation MSLRWKKNTVVSLVLAMLLIVISGCGRPSSGATETPAPVEPTGPNPVATIEMADGQKIVIELYPEIAPNTVNNFISLANQGFYDGLIFHRVIPGFMIQGGDPDGNGSGGPGYTIKGEFTSNGHKNHLNHTRGVISMARTNDLDSAGSQFFIMLADADYLDNAYATFGKVTEGMEVVDGIAAQKIGEADKPVTDQVMKKVTVDTHGLEYPEPVKMP comes from the coding sequence ATGTCTTTACGATGGAAAAAAAACACAGTAGTTTCGCTGGTTCTCGCGATGCTGCTTATCGTCATTAGTGGTTGCGGACGCCCTTCCAGTGGCGCTACGGAAACACCAGCTCCAGTTGAACCAACAGGCCCTAATCCGGTAGCTACCATTGAGATGGCAGATGGACAGAAAATCGTCATTGAGCTCTATCCTGAAATTGCACCCAATACGGTGAACAATTTTATTTCACTGGCCAACCAGGGTTTCTATGACGGTCTGATCTTTCACCGGGTCATTCCTGGATTCATGATTCAGGGTGGTGATCCGGATGGCAACGGTTCAGGAGGCCCTGGATACACGATTAAGGGTGAATTTACATCCAATGGTCACAAAAACCACCTGAATCATACGCGTGGGGTTATCTCCATGGCGCGTACAAATGATTTGGATTCTGCTGGCTCCCAATTCTTCATCATGCTAGCTGACGCAGATTACCTGGATAACGCATATGCCACCTTTGGCAAGGTCACAGAAGGTATGGAAGTTGTTGATGGTATTGCAGCTCAGAAAATAGGTGAAGCTGACAAACCGGTTACCGATCAAGTCATGAAAAAAGTTACGGTAGATACCCATGGTTTGGAATATCCAGAACCGGTAAAAATGCCTTAA
- a CDS encoding methyl-accepting chemotaxis protein: MKWTLGAKTVAGLVLISIITYGTSGFFIFFLQDWLSFNMPSWLYISIILVMGVCWNGILGWFASRWLTRPIVQLSRAAQQVSSGDLTTEIPQRRAQDELTVLYDAFRVMVSNLRSIVNDIADSTRTTSQNAQSLSEAITQAAEQIEMMSEAVDHIAVGVEEQKVTSHQSLITADEMLNDFQRMHSQSMGMTEMSGQMERSVDHTKQTFSSLMKGMDELAESHNRSRDIMLLLEKEASDIEVITQSVKNIAEETGLLALNASIEAARAGEEGSGFAVVAQQIRKLADESKESVHRINELISRVQQRIRETAQLSHEQHGLVVNESERTISVDQTLHELTGTVEVFMKGAHDIGSKIAEQTGRVEQTHGHVKKIQGKAGSFSDEARRIMDAAHEETAIMEEISSSAEELRQLTDRLMDKTKAFRMQP; the protein is encoded by the coding sequence ATGAAATGGACTTTAGGCGCAAAGACAGTCGCGGGTTTGGTACTGATTTCTATTATTACGTACGGAACTAGCGGCTTTTTTATATTTTTCCTCCAGGACTGGCTCTCATTTAACATGCCAAGCTGGTTGTATATCTCCATCATCCTTGTTATGGGTGTGTGTTGGAACGGGATTTTGGGGTGGTTCGCCTCTCGCTGGCTGACTCGTCCTATTGTTCAGCTTTCTCGTGCGGCACAACAAGTTTCATCCGGGGATCTGACAACGGAGATTCCACAGCGACGTGCGCAGGATGAACTTACAGTATTATATGATGCTTTTCGTGTAATGGTTTCTAATCTCAGAAGTATTGTAAACGATATCGCGGATAGTACACGGACCACATCACAGAACGCCCAGTCGCTTAGTGAAGCGATTACGCAAGCCGCGGAGCAGATCGAGATGATGTCGGAAGCGGTGGATCATATTGCGGTGGGAGTAGAAGAACAGAAAGTTACTTCTCATCAGTCTCTGATTACTGCGGATGAGATGTTGAACGACTTCCAGCGTATGCATAGCCAGTCGATGGGCATGACAGAGATGTCTGGTCAGATGGAACGATCGGTGGATCATACGAAACAGACCTTCTCATCCCTGATGAAAGGAATGGACGAGCTGGCCGAGTCTCACAATCGTTCTCGTGACATTATGCTGTTGCTGGAGAAGGAAGCCTCCGATATCGAGGTAATTACCCAGTCTGTCAAAAATATTGCTGAGGAAACAGGGCTGCTTGCCCTGAATGCTTCCATTGAGGCAGCACGAGCTGGCGAAGAAGGTTCTGGTTTTGCTGTCGTGGCACAGCAGATCCGCAAGCTGGCAGACGAGAGTAAGGAATCGGTTCATCGTATTAATGAGCTGATCAGTCGCGTGCAGCAGCGGATAAGGGAGACGGCACAGCTGTCTCATGAGCAGCATGGTCTGGTGGTTAATGAATCCGAACGGACCATCTCTGTGGATCAGACGTTGCATGAACTGACAGGCACGGTGGAAGTATTTATGAAGGGTGCACATGATATCGGTTCCAAGATTGCAGAACAGACAGGCCGCGTGGAGCAAACGCACGGTCATGTGAAGAAGATCCAGGGGAAAGCCGGATCGTTCTCTGATGAGGCAAGACGAATCATGGATGCCGCACACGAAGAGACAGCCATTATGGAGGAGATTTCCTCCTCGGCTGAAGAACTGAGACAGTTAACGGATCGATTAATGGACAAAACCAAAGCATTCCGGATGCAGCCTTGA
- a CDS encoding ring-cleaving dioxygenase: MQIKGLHHVSALTAHADQNYRFYTNIMGLRLIKKTVNQDDVSVYHLFYGDEKGNPGTELTFFEIPMAGQTREGVNSISATSLRVPSDAALTYWQQRFDEFEVDHGEIVERGGRATLSFTDFEGQRLILVSDENNTGVAGGKPWDQSPVPAEYGIVGLGPIHLTVKDASLTAPVLTQLLGFRAKGSYPAFTPGQPDVLVFESGEGGSGSEVHVEERNDLAQERPGRGSVHHVAFRVDNEEELRQWVERVHNFQFPNSGFVDRFYFRSLYFREANGILFELATDGPGFDTDEELAHLGESLALPPFLEGRRAEIEANLKPLDTVIR; the protein is encoded by the coding sequence ATGCAAATCAAAGGACTTCACCACGTATCCGCCCTAACAGCCCATGCCGATCAGAACTATCGTTTCTACACCAATATCATGGGTCTGCGCTTGATTAAGAAAACAGTCAACCAGGATGACGTATCCGTGTACCATCTCTTCTATGGCGATGAGAAAGGCAATCCGGGTACCGAGCTTACCTTCTTCGAAATTCCGATGGCAGGACAGACTCGTGAAGGCGTGAACAGCATCTCAGCAACGTCACTGCGTGTGCCAAGTGATGCGGCACTTACGTACTGGCAGCAGCGTTTTGACGAATTCGAAGTTGATCATGGAGAGATTGTTGAACGGGGCGGTCGCGCCACGCTCTCATTCACGGACTTTGAAGGACAACGTCTGATTCTGGTTTCGGATGAAAACAATACAGGTGTCGCTGGTGGTAAACCATGGGATCAGAGCCCTGTACCTGCCGAGTATGGCATTGTAGGTCTCGGCCCCATCCATCTTACGGTAAAAGACGCCTCTCTTACTGCTCCAGTTCTTACCCAACTGCTTGGTTTCAGAGCAAAAGGAAGCTACCCTGCCTTTACTCCAGGTCAACCTGATGTACTGGTCTTTGAGTCAGGCGAAGGTGGTAGCGGCTCCGAGGTGCATGTTGAAGAGCGAAATGATCTTGCCCAAGAACGTCCTGGACGTGGCAGCGTGCACCATGTTGCGTTCCGTGTGGATAATGAAGAAGAGCTGAGACAATGGGTGGAACGGGTTCATAATTTCCAATTCCCGAATTCCGGTTTTGTAGACCGCTTCTACTTCCGCTCCCTGTATTTCCGTGAAGCGAACGGTATTCTGTTCGAGCTGGCAACCGATGGTCCGGGATTTGATACAGACGAAGAATTGGCACATCTGGGAGAATCCCTTGCCTTGCCGCCATTCCTCGAAGGTCGTCGAGCCGAGATTGAAGCCAATCTTAAACCGCTGGACACCGTCATCCGCTAA